GCCCGGGAAGGGGGAAGATGAACACACCTGTGCCTGTTACCACCTGCTTAAGTAAACATGCAGGCAAGGTCATCGATGGCAAGCCAGGGGAGGGATCGAGGGTGCTCTGACAGGAAAGCAGAGCGGTCAGGGTAAGCAGGACAATGAGTGCAGTGAGGAAAGGGTGAAAGACTGGAGCTCTGTAAGGGGGGTCATGAGTTCCTTCTGACAGGGAGGCAGAATGGCAGCAATGAATGGAAACTGCTAAACCCCAGAGGAGGGTGTTTAGAGAACTACAAGAGGGCCTTCAGGGAAAAGGGAGGACGTGCCAATGTGGCCAGACAGAGCCCACACAGAACACAGACTGGGGGTGCTCCGCTGGCCTGACGGCCTGGATGGTAGCAGAGGCTGACCCAGAGTCCCCACCGCAGGATGCCAGAGGTACTGTTCTTGAACAGGCTCTCATGTGGAACAGCTCCCCACCAGGCCTCGTCCCCACTCCCTTAACCCCTACCCCTCAGAGAGAGGGCagaacacagaaaatgaaaagtcCTTTAATCAAAAACTgctgtggcaaaaccaatacaatattgtaaagtaaaacaaatgaattaattaaatttaaaaaaaaaaaaaaacagaaccgcTGTGAGACTGGGGCAGAGAAGGGGCAAAACAAGCGGCAGAGGATGCCCTGGTGGAGGCAGAACAAGAGGCAACAAGCTTGGCCACAGCTCGCCAGCCCCGGAGGTAACAGCTGCTCCTCTTGCAGGAAGACACTGGGCTCAACCTGTGAAACAGCAGAGTCAGGGAAGAGCCTCAAGCCAGGGCCAGCCCACAGCCCTGCTCAATAGCCAACGTTGTGGGAAGGAGTATGCAATGTGTAACACTCACTTCAGAGGATCTGGAACGTCTCAGCCAGGTACTGCATGGAGGCTGCAACAGGGAGAGGCATAAACAGGTGCTCCAGACAGACGGACATAGAAGCCTGTCCCCCTGTCCCCGTGGGGAACCACCTAGCCCTACAACCTGAAACCCACATACCCCCAGCCCAGATGCAAAGAGCTCTGGGCCTGATCACTCCCCACTACCGGAATTAAATGTGGAGCCATTtcctaaaaggaaacaaaatgtgcCAGCAGCTCTCAAGCTCGGGGCCACGTCCAAACCATTCAAAAATGGTCTCGCAAAATACCCAACAAGAACCTTAGAGGCCACGCCGATCAACAAGGCATCTCTACAAGTCCTATCAGAAGGAGCTCTCAGGACTCGAATGGCTGGCAGAGTGTGCACGCAGTCCACACGGTACTTTGTTACTTGTCTGCACGCCCAGCTGAACATGCACCGCACGCTCCAGGGACAGGCTTGCTAGGTTCTCCTCCCCACAGGAATGCTGATCCCTACGAGGCCCCCTGCACCtgcagcccaccccaccccaagggCCCACCCTGCTTCTGCACTAAGAACCCGCCGCTCTCTGTCCCTGGTTCCTCATACCTAGTTGCTCCTTAAGGTCGTCTATTTCTCTCTGTAGCACTACACACTAGGCCAGCAGacacaggaggaagagaaaaggttAGTATACACccgcctcccctctcctcctctcctcttccccgggCCCTCCATCCCAAAGCCAGGTGTCCAGACTGGCAAGGCAAAGACTTTCCTCAGTGGAAAGGAGGTGGGCTCCCTCCCTGGGGTGTGGGATGGGACGGCGGGGAGGGGGCCCACACACGTCAGTTGCACCTGGACCCAGATCCCACCATGGGGTTTGGGTGTGCACTTCCAGGAGTCAGAAGCAGCATTACCCGAGGACAGccctgctttccaggtggctgctgctgccttTTCGGTCTTGGGGGACGGTCAGCTGGTCTCTGGTCACCTGACAGGGAAAGGACACACAATCCAGCTTCCCAGGCTGCCAGTGAGGTGGAAAGGGCCAAGCAGGGTCTAACGTGAGGTGAGGCAGTACCACCCTCTGCTAGCATCAAGCCTCCCCTGCTCTGCCCGGCAGGCAGCCCAAACCTTCTCTCTGGGCCCGCCCCTCCTATTCCTCAGGGGCAGCCATTTCACCACGATGGCCGCCAGAGACTGCGGTTCTGGGTTCGAGCCTCCCAGAGCGGCAGCCACAGCCAGCACCTGGGAGAGCAATGTGGGCGAACAGCACTTCACAGAAAAGGCTATTAGCCTGCAGGTCTACGCCCAGAGTAGCTGTTGGGGCACTGCCACCGATCACCCCTGCCAAACAAATCCCACACAGAAGGTGATGGGGCCAGGGCCAGCCCTGTTGACACCCTGTTTCCCATGGGAGAAGCagcctctgagcccccaggagagagagagagagagaatcagagaCAGAGGTTTCTGCCTTCACCCCTGGTCTCCACCGCCCCCCCCATATCAAAACCCAGGACACTCACCTGAGGGGCCAGGCCCTCTGGGCATGACTTCTCCCTTGTTCATGGCCACGGGCTCTGAGTTTCCTGAATCCTGCCCACCTCTGATGCTGGGGTTGGCGCTGCTGGGTTCTCCACGATGCACCCGTGAACAAGATGGCCACGGCCTGTCAGTGGTTGGCTAAAAACAAAGATTTCTCACTGATCTGCAGTAaggatgtgtgcgtgtgtgcgtgcgcgtgtgtgtACCAGTGCATTTATATGTCCATGTCTGTGTGTGAGAGCTCGTATGATTCAAGACCGAGCTGAGGCAGGGAATTGGGAAGACAATCGAAAGGCTGATCTCTTTAGCACATTCTCCGTCAGTCAGCCCCAGGCCAGCAGGCAGAGCTGAGCTGGGGACAACAGTGTGGCACTGAGAAAGTCTGGGGCCCCTGCAAGGAAGGTTTGGGGAACAGCTAGGAAGTAGGATTCAGGAAAGTGATGCGTCTAAACACTGAAGCTCTGTGAAGCTTTTAAGGGGTCCCCTCAAATCGATTCAGCTACCAGCCCTCCTTTCCACGCCAGCCCCAGCCTCGTGGAGGAGGCTGGAAAGAGGCCAAGGGTGGAGAACCGAGCCCAGCACACCCAAAGTGCTACCTTCACGTTTGTCCCTAGGAAAAGGACCCCAACCTGGCATCCTAATGACCCAGTGACCGAGGGCCACCCAATGACGACCCCTGAGGAATGGAGAAGGGGAGCACGGGGTGAAGACATGTGTCCTGGGGAGGGTGGCAGGGGGaagagtggggagagaggaggggcctGGCCTACTCACCTGGCCCTTTGCGACTGGGTCTCTATTTGGGTCGTTGTCTTCTCCCGACACCGCCACTGCTGCCACCGACTCCCGGGCCCGCCTAGCCACGGGCTTCTTCCCAGCGCCGGTGTGCTTGGACTCTTTGGTTCCCCCAGGGACCAAGGCATACTTCTTGGACCTCCCAAGCAGCGGGATGCCGAAGATTGGGGGGAGGGTGGCCGGATCCAGGGGAGCGGCCGAGATTCCCCGCCCCCAGGAAGGGAAGGTTCTCCCCAGGGCAGGTTTGGAGACGCCCCCAAAGGCTTTCTTCTCCTGGACCCTCTTCCTCCTAGGACTGGGCCGCGGCAGCCTGGCTGTAGTggcagctgcaggagctgctgctgctgctgctactcccGGGTAGCTGGGCAGGCTGCCCCCCTTCCTCCGGACCACGCTCTGCATTTTCTTAGGGGGTGAGATGTCCTCCTGGTCTGCATCGCCCTGCCTGCCCTGCCTTTCCACAACCGAAATCAATCCTCCCGGAGCTGAGGACAGGCAAGTGCCTGGCACGTCAAGGAGATTCTCCCTGCCTTGGACATTCGAGTGTCTGGGTGTGTCCCCGGGATCCTTGGGGCTGTTCAGCTTGGCCTGGCCTCCGTCTTTGGGATAAATGCTCACTCTCATAGGCTGTATCTCACTGCACTCATCAGAGGACTCGGAGTCGGAGAGCAGCCCGGCTAGGCTTCCTGAGGGGGGCCACTGGCGATCCACAGCCTTGTTCAACCTACTCTTAGTGCCTCTCTTAGGGTTCCCCCAGGCCCGgcctgccttgggcccgccgacGCAGAGAGGGCCGGCCTCAGCCTGTGCCGCTTTCCCACACCTCTGGGCGGCCGCGCCTCGAGTGCTGGGACGCGCCTCGAGGTCCCGCAAGGCAGACACTTCGCCGACCGCGTATCTCTCCGGGGACATGTGTCTGCGGATGCCCAGCAAGTCCAGGTCGGCCAGCTGCTGCAGGATGGCCGCCAATGACTCGTCAGACAGCTGCACGGCGTACCCCGTGTCGTCGGCCGGGGAACCAGGCCGGCCTTCGCAGCCCGACAGCACCGGCTCTCCCGCTTCCAGCACCGCCCGCTCCAACTCGAAGCCCTCAGAGTCTGGGAAGCCATCCCCGCCCTCACCCTCGCCGCTTCGCGGTGCCCCCGGCTCGGGGCCGGGGTCGGGGCCGGGTCCCCGCGGGGCTGGGGAGCCAGCCTCAAGGCCGCTGGTCTGCTCCCCACACTCTGAGCCAGAACCCCCTCCCCGAACAAACACCTCATCATCTGGGGAGCTCATGTCGCGATCTGGGTGGCTGCCGGACCTGGGGCGGCGACGACTTATCAACCCGGTCGCGGCGGCGGCGAAGATGGTGGTCAGGGCACGTGAGGCACGCGGCGTCTGGAGCGCGCCGTCAAGCACCACACGCACCACACGCACGAGATCGCCGCAAATGACGCGAGGCTTTCAGCGCGCCAGCGCTGCTGCCTCCTCATTGGTCTGGTTTCCGCCAACCAGCACGCGCCTTGTTTGCCCGCCCCCTCGAGGTGTAACCAATGGGGTCGAGGGCCTCCTCCGGTTTGCTGCCAAGCCCAAAGGCCATGCCGGCAGTTGGCGAGTGGGCGGTTGAAGGTCATGCTGCGCTCGAGTGTACGTCTGTCAAGCCTCTCGTCCCACCT
The nucleotide sequence above comes from Capricornis sumatraensis isolate serow.1 chromosome X, serow.2, whole genome shotgun sequence. Encoded proteins:
- the LOC138070774 gene encoding uncharacterized protein CXorf49 homolog, with the protein product MSSPDDEVFVRGGGSGSECGEQTSGLEAGSPAPRGPGPDPGPEPGAPRSGEGEGGDGFPDSEGFELERAVLEAGEPVLSGCEGRPGSPADDTGYAVQLSDESLAAILQQLADLDLLGIRRHMSPERYAVGEVSALRDLEARPSTRGAAAQRCGKAAQAEAGPLCVGGPKAGRAWGNPKRGTKSRLNKAVDRQWPPSGSLAGLLSDSESSDECSEIQPMRVSIYPKDGGQAKLNSPKDPGDTPRHSNVQGRENLLDVPGTCLSSAPGGLISVVERQGRQGDADQEDISPPKKMQSVVRRKGGSLPSYPGVAAAAAAPAAATTARLPRPSPRRKRVQEKKAFGGVSKPALGRTFPSWGRGISAAPLDPATLPPIFGIPLLGRSKKYALVPGGTKESKHTGAGKKPVARRARESVAAVAVSGEDNDPNRDPVAKGQPTTDRPWPSCSRVHRGEPSSANPSIRGGQDSGNSEPVAMNKGEVMPRGPGPSGDQRPADRPPRPKRQQQPPGKQGCPRCVVLQREIDDLKEQLASMQYLAETFQIL